A window from Thermoanaerobacterales bacterium encodes these proteins:
- a CDS encoding SLC13 family permease encodes MNRNAIKIGIGPALYILALFMPFLGDLSARVGFGILVWVAYWWVSGAVPFFWTMTVPLLGASLVPILPLKKVIQTYIDPLIILILATCLISGAWIKWGAARRLALKFMSLTGNNVRNQVVMWFVLSSLISSVVADTITPVALAPVVIALLVGAGYATYDDRLKSKSAGNIMMAVAWGASNGGFVTPLAGGQALVVYAMLQEQLGAPVDFVSWSIRAVLPVIFITLCIIPFLRWGLKYDVDTFPGSKNIYKEELAKLGPMSRAEKVSLYGFLLGIVIVFAEPLFRDYLPYKIEPSILFLLIAIAMFLIPANKSGEKVLSEDIIKKYFPINALVIWPTAIAMARILEESGATAVIGTWLAPLATASAGVALAGFTGVAGLMTQFSTNTAANAVVVPIAIQTMKAAGQNIIPWIYAVGSMGALGYAVVSANGGMAVLAGYGMDIKRLFYNGMIIAAIAFAANWVFWYTVMFVLKLAFYQTT; translated from the coding sequence ATGAACCGTAATGCCATCAAGATTGGCATTGGTCCCGCCCTATATATCCTGGCGCTGTTCATGCCGTTCCTGGGCGACCTGAGCGCCCGGGTGGGCTTCGGCATTCTGGTCTGGGTGGCCTACTGGTGGGTTTCCGGCGCGGTGCCGTTCTTCTGGACAATGACGGTGCCTCTCCTCGGGGCGTCGCTTGTCCCGATCCTGCCGTTGAAGAAGGTCATCCAGACCTACATCGACCCGCTGATCATCTTGATCCTGGCCACCTGCCTGATCTCGGGCGCCTGGATCAAATGGGGTGCGGCCCGCCGGCTGGCCCTGAAGTTCATGAGCCTGACCGGCAACAACGTGCGCAACCAGGTCGTAATGTGGTTCGTCCTGTCGTCCTTGATCAGCTCGGTCGTGGCCGACACGATCACGCCGGTCGCCCTGGCCCCCGTCGTAATCGCCCTCCTGGTCGGGGCCGGCTACGCCACCTATGATGACCGGCTTAAATCAAAATCGGCCGGTAACATCATGATGGCCGTGGCCTGGGGCGCTTCGAACGGCGGCTTCGTCACGCCTCTGGCCGGCGGACAAGCCCTGGTGGTCTACGCCATGCTCCAGGAACAGCTCGGGGCCCCCGTGGACTTTGTCTCATGGTCGATCCGGGCGGTGCTGCCGGTCATCTTCATCACCCTGTGCATCATCCCCTTCCTGCGCTGGGGCCTGAAATATGATGTGGACACCTTCCCGGGGAGCAAGAACATTTATAAGGAAGAGTTGGCCAAGCTGGGGCCGATGAGCAGGGCGGAGAAGGTTTCCCTTTACGGTTTTCTCCTGGGTATCGTGATCGTGTTCGCGGAGCCCCTTTTCCGCGACTACCTGCCGTACAAGATTGAGCCCTCGATCCTATTCCTGCTCATCGCCATTGCAATGTTCCTCATCCCGGCGAATAAGAGCGGAGAAAAGGTGCTCAGCGAGGACATCATCAAGAAGTACTTCCCGATCAACGCCCTGGTCATCTGGCCGACGGCCATCGCTATGGCCCGCATCCTTGAGGAAAGCGGGGCGACGGCCGTGATCGGTACCTGGCTCGCGCCCCTGGCGACGGCGTCCGCCGGGGTGGCGCTGGCCGGCTTCACCGGGGTGGCCGGCTTGATGACGCAGTTCAGCACCAATACGGCGGCCAACGCCGTGGTCGTGCCGATCGCCATTCAGACCATGAAGGCGGCGGGGCAGAACATCATCCCGTGGATCTACGCCGTCGGCAGCATGGGCGCCCTCGGCTACGCCGTGGTCTCGGCCAACGGCGGGATGGCGGTCCTGGCGGGCTACGGGATGGACATCAAGCGCCTGTTCTACAACGGGATGATCATCGCCGCCATCGCCTTTGCGGCCAACTGGGTGTTCTGGTACACGGTGATGTTTGTCCTGAAGCTGGCCTTCTACCAGACGACCTAG
- a CDS encoding sigma 54-interacting transcriptional regulator, with amino-acid sequence MLRFFNDDQFIALMDILSQAVILVNDEAVVVGINRAAADLFRLDKNAVIGQPVAGLGISSPLPRVLRERVRLEMRREHHGEKVLIANHLPLFKENVLVGAVSSYADVTTEDQLEQRLIRLKGAGRVLDAIMENSYDGIWVMNGRGEVLMVSKSWERFSGISREEMIGKSVFDIVKQGYQTDSPAIHAIRERRPATIMYQTRTGKRALATSVPVFDEHGNIWRIISNIRDVTEMEELREKLEEAETTARRSEEELRLLRKAVLDIGEMVVQSKAMHELTELVAQIARADASVLLLGESGVGKGVVANLIHKLSPRCEGPFLKINCGAIPEHLIESELFGYEEGSFTGARKKGKLGMFELANKGTLFLDEIGEIPLALQPKLLQALEDRRIMRVGGTKPVELDVRVIAATNRDLKEMVDRDLFRADLYYRLNVIPVTIPPLRERPEDITPLGQYFLRYFNEKYGLEKRLSPGAISALNRYHWPGNVRELKHVIERTVVTTAGNTIHVRQLPPAVRGESGGNRPPGLPSLKQAREELEKRLITEALARYGSTHKAAAALGVAQPTIVRKAQKYKIRPGDAKLHH; translated from the coding sequence ATGCTCCGTTTCTTCAACGACGACCAGTTTATCGCCCTTATGGACATCCTCAGCCAGGCGGTGATCCTGGTAAACGACGAAGCGGTCGTAGTCGGTATCAACCGGGCCGCGGCCGACCTCTTCAGGCTCGATAAGAACGCCGTGATCGGGCAGCCGGTCGCCGGCCTGGGCATCAGCTCGCCGCTGCCCCGCGTCTTGCGCGAGCGGGTCCGCCTGGAGATGCGCCGGGAGCATCACGGGGAAAAGGTGCTGATCGCCAACCACCTGCCGCTGTTTAAGGAGAACGTCCTGGTGGGGGCGGTCAGTTCTTACGCCGATGTCACCACCGAGGACCAGCTGGAGCAGAGGCTGATTCGCCTGAAGGGTGCGGGGCGCGTCCTTGACGCCATCATGGAGAACTCCTACGACGGCATCTGGGTGATGAACGGCCGGGGCGAGGTCCTGATGGTCAGCAAGTCTTGGGAGAGGTTCAGCGGGATCAGCCGCGAGGAGATGATCGGCAAGTCGGTCTTCGACATCGTCAAGCAAGGCTATCAGACCGATTCCCCCGCTATCCACGCCATCCGGGAGCGCCGCCCGGCCACGATCATGTACCAGACCCGGACGGGGAAGCGCGCCCTGGCCACCTCGGTTCCGGTCTTTGACGAGCACGGCAATATCTGGCGTATTATTTCCAACATTCGTGACGTTACGGAGATGGAGGAGTTGCGGGAGAAGCTCGAAGAGGCCGAGACCACGGCCCGGCGCAGCGAGGAGGAACTCCGCCTCCTGCGGAAGGCCGTGCTCGACATCGGGGAGATGGTCGTGCAGAGCAAGGCCATGCACGAGTTGACCGAACTGGTGGCGCAGATCGCCCGGGCCGACGCCTCGGTCCTGCTCCTCGGGGAGTCGGGCGTGGGGAAGGGCGTCGTCGCCAACCTGATCCACAAGCTCAGCCCGCGCTGCGAGGGCCCTTTCTTGAAGATCAACTGCGGGGCCATTCCCGAACACCTCATTGAATCGGAACTCTTCGGCTACGAAGAGGGCTCCTTCACCGGCGCCCGGAAGAAGGGCAAGCTCGGGATGTTCGAGCTGGCCAACAAGGGCACCCTGTTCCTGGACGAGATCGGGGAGATCCCGCTGGCGCTTCAGCCCAAACTCCTTCAGGCCCTGGAGGACCGCCGGATTATGCGCGTCGGCGGGACGAAGCCGGTGGAGCTGGACGTGCGGGTCATCGCCGCCACCAACCGGGACCTGAAGGAGATGGTCGACCGGGACCTCTTCCGGGCCGACCTCTATTACCGCTTAAACGTCATCCCGGTGACCATCCCGCCTTTGCGGGAACGGCCCGAGGACATCACCCCCCTGGGGCAGTACTTCCTGCGCTACTTCAATGAGAAATACGGCCTGGAGAAGAGGCTTTCGCCGGGAGCGATCAGCGCCCTCAACCGCTACCACTGGCCCGGCAACGTGCGGGAACTGAAGCACGTCATCGAGCGGACGGTGGTGACCACGGCCGGCAACACTATCCACGTAAGGCAGCTGCCCCCGGCCGTTCGCGGGGAGAGCGGCGGGAACAGGCCGCCGGGCCTGCCGTCCCTGAAACAGGCCCGCGAGGAACTGGAGAAAAGGCTCATCACCGAAGCCCTGGCGCGGTACGGGAGCACTCATAAGGCGGCGGCGGCCCTTGGCGTTGCCCAGCCGACCATTGTACGTAAGGCGCAAAAATATAAGATCCGCCCTGGTGATGCAAAATTGCATCATTGA
- a CDS encoding ArsB/NhaD family transporter, with amino-acid sequence MNEHLQVALATGVFLITYALIVSEKVHRAVAAFCGAAVVVLAGILTPEGAVEAVDWNTVGLLVGMMIIVGVTRETGVFEYLAIKAAKAAKGRPLAILASLAAVTALLSAFLDNVTTVLLIVPVTFAIARKLNVSPLPFLVTEILASNIGGTATLIGDPPNIMIGSATHLGFLDFVINLTPVIVLIHVTTIFILQLLFRRRLQVPDAVREQIFELDETAELKDLVLLRRCLAVIGLVIAGFLLHQALHLESSVVALTGASLLLLVTRAEPEHPLQQVEWPVIFFFIGLFVVVGALEEVGVIEALARFTVDFTGGVIVPTGMLILWISALASAFVDNIPFVATMIPLLKGVGQLGGLGNYDMNFLWWCLSLGACLGGNGTIIGASANVVVVGMAEKRGLPITFLGFMKVAFPLMLLSIAISTAYMYLWYVFPTGPVLALVLGVAVAAGAVMWVLSRPLVTAGEARGALDRAAGEEGMPPCPKA; translated from the coding sequence ATGAACGAACACCTGCAGGTGGCCCTGGCTACCGGCGTCTTCCTGATAACCTATGCCCTGATTGTCTCCGAGAAGGTCCACCGCGCCGTGGCGGCTTTCTGCGGCGCCGCGGTCGTGGTGCTGGCCGGGATTCTGACCCCCGAGGGCGCCGTGGAGGCCGTCGACTGGAATACCGTGGGCCTCCTGGTCGGGATGATGATCATCGTCGGCGTCACCAGAGAAACCGGCGTCTTTGAATACCTGGCCATCAAGGCCGCCAAGGCCGCGAAGGGCCGGCCCCTGGCCATTCTGGCCTCTCTGGCGGCGGTGACGGCCCTTCTCTCGGCCTTCCTGGACAACGTCACCACCGTCCTGCTGATTGTCCCGGTGACCTTCGCCATCGCCCGGAAGCTTAACGTAAGCCCCCTACCCTTCCTGGTCACCGAGATTCTGGCCTCGAACATCGGGGGCACGGCGACGCTCATCGGGGACCCGCCGAACATCATGATCGGCAGCGCCACCCACCTGGGGTTCCTGGACTTTGTCATCAACCTGACCCCGGTGATTGTTCTGATCCACGTCACGACGATCTTCATCCTGCAACTGCTCTTCCGGCGGCGGCTGCAGGTTCCGGATGCGGTACGGGAACAGATCTTTGAACTGGACGAGACCGCCGAGCTTAAAGACTTGGTCCTTCTGCGGCGCTGCCTGGCGGTTATCGGCCTGGTGATCGCCGGCTTCCTGCTGCACCAGGCCCTGCACCTCGAGTCCAGTGTCGTCGCCCTCACGGGGGCGAGCCTTCTGCTCCTCGTCACCCGGGCCGAGCCCGAACACCCCCTGCAACAGGTGGAGTGGCCGGTGATCTTTTTCTTTATCGGCCTGTTCGTCGTGGTCGGCGCCCTGGAAGAGGTCGGCGTGATCGAGGCCCTGGCCCGTTTCACGGTGGACTTCACGGGCGGGGTGATCGTGCCGACCGGGATGCTGATCCTGTGGATCTCGGCCCTGGCCTCGGCCTTCGTGGATAACATCCCGTTCGTGGCGACGATGATCCCTCTCCTGAAAGGCGTGGGACAACTCGGGGGCCTGGGGAACTATGACATGAACTTCCTCTGGTGGTGTCTCTCCCTGGGGGCCTGCCTCGGGGGCAACGGGACGATCATCGGGGCTTCGGCCAACGTCGTCGTCGTGGGGATGGCCGAGAAGCGCGGCCTGCCGATCACCTTCCTGGGCTTTATGAAGGTCGCCTTCCCGCTGATGCTGCTGTCAATTGCCATCAGCACGGCATATATGTACCTGTGGTACGTCTTCCCCACGGGACCCGTCCTGGCCCTGGTGCTTGGGGTTGCGGTGGCCGCCGGCGCGGTGATGTGGGTCCTCTCCCGCCCGTTGGTGACGGCCGGTGAAGCCCGTGGCGCGTTGGACCGGGCGGCCGGGGAGGAAGGGATGCCGCCTTGCCCGAAGGCCTGA
- a CDS encoding ribonuclease HI family protein codes for MRVVIEIDGGSRGNPGPAAAALVVRDGDDGRVLDEKSWYLGETTNNVAEWTALENAVRYLAAVAAKHGPVQALIRADSELVVRQFNGAYRIKQPHLQEIALGIRDFLQRHPEVSVRLVHVPREENKRADAGVNRELDRFQKNSKVKKGVRHFS; via the coding sequence ATGCGCGTGGTGATTGAGATCGACGGCGGCAGCCGGGGAAACCCCGGGCCGGCGGCCGCCGCCCTGGTCGTGCGCGACGGGGATGACGGGCGGGTGCTGGACGAGAAGAGCTGGTATCTGGGGGAAACGACCAACAACGTCGCCGAGTGGACGGCGCTTGAGAACGCGGTGAGATACCTGGCCGCCGTGGCGGCCAAGCACGGTCCGGTGCAGGCGCTCATCCGCGCCGACAGCGAGCTGGTGGTGCGCCAGTTCAACGGGGCCTACCGTATCAAGCAGCCCCATCTCCAGGAGATCGCCCTCGGCATCCGCGATTTCCTGCAGCGTCACCCGGAGGTCAGTGTGCGCCTTGTGCACGTGCCGAGGGAAGAGAACAAGCGCGCCGACGCCGGGGTGAACCGTGAACTGGACCGGTTTCAAAAGAACAGCAAGGTTAAGAAAGGGGTCAGGCACTTTTCTTA
- a CDS encoding EscU/YscU/HrcU family type III secretion system export apparatus switch protein, producing MTIRSTGSGDKQSGSGRPRAAAALRYDPGSDNAPRVVAAGRGRLAEEIEARAREAGVPVYRDAGLAWTLTGLGIDREVPPALYEAVAAVIAWVYALEEKNGERADARGD from the coding sequence GTGACGATAAGGAGTACGGGATCCGGGGATAAACAGAGTGGTTCCGGGCGCCCGCGCGCCGCGGCCGCCCTGCGCTACGACCCGGGGAGCGACAACGCCCCGCGGGTTGTGGCCGCGGGGCGGGGGAGGCTGGCCGAGGAAATCGAGGCGCGGGCCCGGGAGGCCGGGGTGCCGGTCTACCGGGACGCCGGCCTGGCCTGGACATTGACCGGGCTCGGGATCGACCGCGAGGTGCCGCCCGCCCTCTACGAGGCGGTGGCGGCGGTCATCGCCTGGGTCTACGCATTGGAGGAGAAGAATGGGGAGCGAGCGGATGCGCGTGGTGATTGA
- a CDS encoding sulfite exporter TauE/SafE family protein, whose amino-acid sequence MPEGLTAAVILFCTALVSGTAGFGFAMLSLTSLSLFFDPRTAVAFMAVHTLTQNIVQLTGLRRYCRWRELAPLLAAAVLGVPAGALFLKTMDPVLIQRSLGLVVIAFVLTSLARSRKGAVPAGFQVPDRRPRTEAVWRVLTGLSGGVLMGAFLSGGPPLVMYSLWKGGSRFSIKAALQAFFLFCNAYALALYALSGLLTERVLRGSVALLPFTLGGTLIGMYLFQRMPSPVFRKLLLVLLALVGVTLLVK is encoded by the coding sequence TTGCCCGAAGGCCTGACGGCGGCCGTCATTCTCTTCTGCACCGCCCTGGTGTCGGGGACGGCCGGGTTCGGCTTCGCCATGCTGTCTCTGACTTCACTCTCCCTGTTTTTTGACCCCCGTACGGCCGTGGCCTTCATGGCCGTACATACCCTGACCCAGAACATCGTCCAGCTGACCGGCCTGCGCCGCTACTGCCGCTGGCGGGAACTGGCGCCGTTGCTGGCTGCCGCGGTCCTCGGGGTGCCCGCCGGGGCGCTTTTTCTGAAGACCATGGACCCGGTCCTGATCCAGCGCTCCCTGGGGCTGGTGGTCATCGCTTTCGTCCTTACCTCGTTGGCACGGTCCCGCAAGGGGGCCGTGCCGGCGGGCTTTCAAGTCCCGGACCGGCGCCCCCGGACCGAGGCCGTCTGGCGCGTCTTAACCGGGCTGAGCGGCGGGGTCCTGATGGGGGCCTTTCTCTCCGGGGGCCCGCCCCTCGTGATGTACTCGCTGTGGAAGGGCGGGAGCAGGTTTTCCATCAAGGCCGCTCTTCAGGCCTTTTTCCTGTTTTGCAACGCTTATGCCCTGGCCCTTTATGCCCTTTCGGGCCTCCTGACGGAGCGCGTCCTGCGCGGCAGCGTCGCTCTCCTGCCCTTCACCCTCGGCGGCACCCTCATCGGCATGTACCTTTTCCAGCGGATGCCCTCCCCGGTTTTCCGCAAGCTCCTCCTCGTCCTCCTGGCCCTGGTCGGCGTTACGCTCCTCGTCAAGTGA
- a CDS encoding sulfotransferase: MAIILPEKPIFVIGAERSGTTLLMAMLGCHPRIAVPEVGWLWPRFYPYLYSYGDLNNDENFRTLADEMLFGLNHDLWGMKLNPRTAVDEIVGMVRERSFAGIYCAMHERFAQEQGKPRWGQKTPHNLYFVGPIKEAFPQAQFIYIVRDGRDASVDYLESSFGPMNIFCAAESWKMCWNFVKPWREKLTPQGDWLDVKYEDLCRKPEEVLRKVCEFLGEEYSTAMLDFYKTDIGKNRGSTRDHKPLGHAVSDRYVGIYKRLLSIRDQQVFAAVAGKELEEAGYTNDVEPIEITPEDEALWRERDGRIRAALLDGTEGHILFESYRDWLVDQREARRRRGIWKEEDAGKVWPEGDPYEELIVGFRAWRQWKEHFSIKRQYTRKGKVVL; the protein is encoded by the coding sequence ATGGCAATTATTCTGCCGGAGAAACCCATCTTCGTCATCGGCGCGGAGCGGTCCGGAACCACCCTGCTGATGGCCATGCTTGGCTGCCACCCCCGCATCGCCGTGCCGGAGGTCGGCTGGTTGTGGCCGCGGTTCTACCCCTATCTGTACAGTTACGGAGACCTCAATAACGACGAGAATTTCCGAACCCTGGCCGACGAAATGCTCTTCGGCCTGAACCACGACCTCTGGGGGATGAAGCTCAACCCGCGGACCGCGGTGGACGAAATTGTCGGCATGGTCCGCGAGCGCAGCTTCGCGGGGATCTATTGCGCGATGCATGAGCGGTTCGCGCAGGAACAGGGCAAGCCGCGCTGGGGCCAGAAGACCCCGCACAACCTGTACTTTGTGGGCCCGATCAAGGAGGCCTTCCCCCAGGCCCAGTTTATCTACATCGTCCGCGACGGGCGGGACGCCAGCGTGGACTACCTGGAGTCTTCCTTCGGCCCGATGAACATCTTCTGCGCCGCCGAGAGCTGGAAGATGTGCTGGAACTTCGTGAAACCGTGGCGCGAGAAGCTCACCCCGCAGGGCGACTGGCTCGACGTCAAGTACGAGGACCTGTGCCGCAAGCCGGAAGAGGTCCTGCGCAAGGTCTGCGAGTTCCTCGGCGAAGAGTACTCGACGGCGATGCTGGACTTCTACAAGACCGATATCGGCAAGAACCGGGGTTCCACGCGGGACCACAAGCCGCTGGGCCACGCGGTCAGCGACAGGTATGTCGGCATCTACAAGCGGCTTCTGAGCATCCGCGATCAGCAGGTTTTCGCCGCCGTGGCCGGCAAGGAGCTGGAGGAGGCCGGCTATACCAACGACGTGGAACCGATTGAGATCACGCCGGAGGACGAGGCCCTCTGGCGGGAGAGGGACGGGCGTATCAGGGCGGCCCTCCTGGACGGCACCGAAGGGCACATCCTATTCGAGAGCTACCGCGACTGGCTGGTGGACCAGCGGGAGGCCCGGAGAAGAAGGGGCATCTGGAAAGAGGAGGACGCCGGAAAGGTCTGGCCCGAAGGCGATCCCTACGAGGAACTGATCGTGGGCTTCCGCGCCTGGCGGCAGTGGAAGGAGCATTTCAGCATCAAGAGACAGTATACCCGCAAGGGCAAGGTTGTTCTGTAA